From Pseudomonas arsenicoxydans:
CTTTGAAAGCCCCGAGGAAATGCGGGTCGGCTTCCCATGACACGGTGATCGGATCGCCGATGATGCGCGCTGCGATGTCGACTTTCGGGTAGATCTTCTTCAATGCGTCCAGCGCCAGTTTCACGCGCTTCTCAACCGGGTGCGGGAGCATTTTCAACGCGTCGCTCATCCACGAGTACGACAGGCAAATCACCCCTGGCTTGTCGTCGCCGTTGTCGAACAGGTACGTGCCGCGGGTCAGGCGATCGGTCAGGGTCATGCTCATCAGGTCGCGGCCGGTTTCCGGATCCTTGTCCTTCCAGAACGGGCGGTCGACCATGACGAAGGTTTTCGACGATTGCATGTAGCGGGTGCGGTCCAGGGCCATCCACATCTTTTGCGAAAACAGCGTTTCGTCGCATTCGATCTGCGTGGTCAGCAGCCAGCTCTGGCAGGTGGTCAGCACCGCTGCGTATTCGCGGGTGTCGCCATAGGTGTCGGTGACGGCGAAACGGCCGCCCGGCGCGTGGGCAATTTTCTTCACCCCGGAGCGTGGTGCGCCCCGGTGCAACGAACTCAGGCTGGTGCCTTCAGGCCAGTGCACGCAACGCTCCGGCACATGGCGCCAGATGCCCAGTGGTACTTGTTCCACGCCGCCAACCACCAGGTGCTGGTGATCGTCGCAGTTAGTCATGACCACGCGGAAGATTTCCAGCATCGAGTTCGGGAAATCGGAGTCCCAGCCGCCGGTGCCGAAACCGACCTGACCGAACACTTCGCGGTGATGGAACGACAGCTTGGCGAAGGCTTTGGAGGTGGCGACGAAGTCGTAGAAGGTGCGGTCATCCCACAGCGGAACCAGGGTGTTCCACAGCTCTTTGAGGCGCGGCACATCGCGGTCGCGGATGGCTTGCTGGATATCGGCGAACTGCGAACCGGCTTCCAGTGCGTCCGCCCAGGCGTCAGCCACTTCCTGGAACAGTGCAGGAAGATCCGCCAGTTTCTGTGCGTAATGGGTTTTGCCTTCGATGTCGATCACCGTGCTGCCCGACGCGGGCGTCAGCGGGTTCGGGAAGGGCTTGGTTTGCAGGCCGAGCTTGTCGACGTAGTGATAAAACGCGGTGGACGATACCGGGAAGCGCATGCCGCCCAGCTCGGCGATGATGCCTTCAGCGCCATTGAACGCCTGCGAACGAAGACGGCCGCCCATTTTCGAGGCTTCGTAGACGACGGGTTTGAGACCCAGCTTCATCAACTCGTAAGCTGCTACCAGGCCGGCGATACCCGCGCCGACAATCGCCACTTCGGCACCGTGGTTGTGTGTAGGAATACTGCCCAGGCCGGCCGGGTGTTCGATCCAGTCGTCAAAGCCGAAAGGGAAGTCCGGGCCGAAAATAGTGACTGGTTTTTTACCGTCTGCAGGATGGCGATTGTTCTTGTTCATGGCTGACCTTGCTGGCGACCCGACGCGGAATGCGCATCTGAGTATAGGAAAAGATGGCAGCCATTCTAGAGAGCGTAGAACACGTTAATAAGACGCAATGTGTCGTCGTTTTGCCGAATAACTGATCAATATGACGATCATCTGCTACATACCGTCCAAAGTGGGAGCGGGCTTGCCCGCGATGAGGTCTGATCAGGCAATCGAGAACGACCGGTCAAAACTCAAACCGGCTGCCCCCGATCAATCTTGCTGCTCAGGATGATCGAAGTCGTCGTCTTCTCCACCCCGTCCACACTGCCGATCTGATCGAGCAACTGATCCAGCTGCTCCGGCGAATCGGTGCGCAACCACGCCACGTAATCAAATTCGCCACTCACTGCACACAGTTGCTGCACCTGTGCCATGGCGCTGAGCCGGCGCAACACTTCCTTGCCCGAGCGCGGTTGCACCGTGATCCCGACATACGCCTGCAAGCCGCCATCGACCACCCGCTGACCTAAACGCACGCCATAACCGGTGATGACTTTGGTTTTCTCCAGTCGCGCCAGGCGTGAGGTCACCGTGGTGCGGGCGATGCCCAGTTGGCGAGCGAGCATGGCCACGCTCTCGCGAGCGTTGATTTGCAAGGCCGCGATCAATTGGCGGTCGATTTCGTCAAGGACGGGCGGGCGGGTGTCAGGCAAGGGTCGTCTCCGGCAACACAAAACTTTGATTTGGCATGTTACAGCACGGCTCGCACAGCGCAGGTTTGATCTGGCCCCAGTACCGTTCGGGACATTTTTATCTGCGACAAATTGCCATAAGTAACTAGGTAGTACATCATTTCGCGCTTGTCACAAATGGGGATAATTTCCGACATGAATAGTTCTGGGGCTGCCGGCGGCGGCAAATAGTTGCTGTTGGGGCTGGGTGTCCTGATCGCGTTGATCGGACTCGGCCTGGCCGGCGGCGGTGGTTATCTGATGTCGCTCGGCGGAAGCGCGTACTTCTTGCTGATGGGCCTGGCGATGCTGGTGTCGGGGCTGATGATTGCCCGTTGCAAGCCGCAAGGCGCGTGGCTGTATGGCGTGGCGTTGATCTTGACGGCGATCTGGGCGGTGTGGGACGGCGGTTTTGAATACTGGCCGCTGGTCTCGCGCGTGCTGACCTTTGCCGTGATCGGCCTGGTCGTGGCGCTGATCTATCCGACGCTGGTGCGTGCTTCGGGCGCGACGGCGGGCCGCGGCGCTTATGGTTTGGCCGGTATCCTCGGCCTCGGCGTTGTTGCCACGATGGCGTACATGTTCGTGCCGACTCACGTCGTCAAAGCCAGCACTGAGCCGGCTGTAACGCCGGTCACACCCGGCTCCGAGCAGAAGGACTGGGCCCACTGGGGCAACACCACGGCCGGCAACCGTTTTGCCGCGCTGGATCAGATCAACAAAGGCAACATCGACAAGTTGCAGGTGGCGTGGACCTTCCGCACCGGCGACATCCCGCAAAGTACCGGTGCTGGCGCCGAAGACCAGAACACGCCGCTGCAAATCGGCGACACGGTCTACACCTGCACCGCCTACGGCAAAGTCTTCGCCCTGGACGCCGACACCGGCACTCAGCGCTGGAAATTCGATCCGCAAGGCACCGCGCCTAACTGGCAACGCTGCCGGGGCCTGGGCTATTCCGAAACCCCTGCGTCGTCGGACACCCAGCCCACCGCCTGTACGAAACGTCTGTTTCTGCCGACCGGCGATGCGCGTCTGATCGCGATCAATGCCGACACCGGCAAGCCCTGCGAAGAGTTCGGCAACAAAGGCACGGTCGATCTGACCACCGACATGGGCGAAGTAAAGCCCGGTTACTACCAGCAGACCTCGACCCCATTGGTTGCAGGTGATGTGGTGATTGTCGGCGGTCGTGTTGCCGATAACTATTCCACCGGCGAACCGCCAGGCGTTGTCCGCGCATACGACGTGCGCAGTGGTGAACTGGTGTGGGCGTGGGATCCGGGTAACCCGAACACAACCAAACGTCCGCCGGCCGGTGAGACCTACACCCGCGGCACGCCGAACGTCTGGTCGGCCATGTCCTATGACGCCAAACTCGGTCTCGTGTACCTGCCAACCGGCAACGCCACACCAGACTTTTTCGGCGGGCAGCGCACGGCATTCGATGACAAGTGGAACTCGTCCATCGTTGCCGTCGATGTGAAGACCGGTCAGGTGCGTTGGCACTTCCAGACCACTCACCACGATTTGTGGGACTTTGACCTGCCGGCGCAGCCACTGCTGTACGACGTGCCGGACGAAAAAGGCGGCATTCAGCCGGCCTTGGCGCAAGTCACCAAACAGGGCGAGATTTTCCTGCTCAACCGCGAAACCGGCGTGCCAATCGCCCGCGTCGAGGAACGTCCGGTGCCTCAGGGCAACGTACCCGGTGAACGCTACTCGCCGACCCAGCCGTTCTCGGTGGACATGCCGTCAATCGGCAACAAAACCCTGACCGAGTCCGACATGTGGGGCGCCACGCCGTTTGACCAGTTGATGTGTCGCATCCAGTTCAAAGGCATGCGCCACGAAGGCGTCTACACCCCGCCGGGCCTTGATCGTGCGTTGCAATTCCCCGGCTCGCTGGGGGGCATGAACTGGGGCAGCGTTTCGGTGGACCCGAACACGAACTACATGTTCGTCAACGACATGCGCCTGGGCCTGGCCAACTACATGATCCCGCGCAACAAGATTGCCGCCGGGGCCAGTGGCATTGAAATGGGCGTAGTACCGCAAGAAGGCACGCCGTTCGGTGCCATGCGCGAGCGCTTCCTCTCGGCAGCCGGCATTCCGTGCCAGAAACCGCCGTTCGGCACGATGTCCGCCATCGACCTGAAGACCCACAAACTGATGTGGCAGGTCCCGGTCGGCACCGTGCAAGACACCGGTCCGCTGGGCATCCGCATGCACCTGCCGATCCCGATCGGCATGCCGACCCTCGGCGCTTCGCTGGCCACCCAGTCGGGCCTGTTGTTCTTCGCCGGTACTCAGGATTTCTACCTGCGTGCTTTCGATACCGGCAACGGTAATGAAATCTGGAAGTCGCGTTTGCCCGTCGGTAGCCAGTCGGGGCCGATGACCTACGTTTCGCCTAAAACCGGCAAGCAGTACATCCTGTTGACGGTCGGTGGCGCACGTCAGTCGCCGGATCGCGGTGACTATGTGATTGCCTACGCTTTGCCCAAGTAAGGTCTGAATCGCAGGTACGAAAAAGCCGCGCCATTGCGCGGCTTTTTCTATTGTGGAGTTCAACCCGGTTGGGGTGCGGATGCCAGGATGGACACCAACGGACAGTCATAGTCGAATGCGATATCGAGGGATGCGAGGTGATGAACATGACGCAGAAAATGCCTTTCGCTGTACGGGATCATGCGATGCAGATTGCCCATCACGAAATGGGGCACTACGTCGTCGCCCGCGCCTTGGGGTTTGAAACGGGTGGCGTAACCCTGACAGTCACCATGGACTTGAGGCATCAAGCGGGGGCCTCCATTACCCTGGCGCGGTCAATGTCGTCGATAGACGCCATCAAGGACTATCTCGAAGCCCGGATGATGGTGCTCTTCGCTGGCGCGATGGGGCAGTCATTGGCCTCGGAGCAGTCTTTCGGAAAACGCGCCGATAAGCGCAAGGCGGCCGAGATCCTGAAAGGGGA
This genomic window contains:
- a CDS encoding flavin monoamine oxidase family protein, which translates into the protein MNKNNRHPADGKKPVTIFGPDFPFGFDDWIEHPAGLGSIPTHNHGAEVAIVGAGIAGLVAAYELMKLGLKPVVYEASKMGGRLRSQAFNGAEGIIAELGGMRFPVSSTAFYHYVDKLGLQTKPFPNPLTPASGSTVIDIEGKTHYAQKLADLPALFQEVADAWADALEAGSQFADIQQAIRDRDVPRLKELWNTLVPLWDDRTFYDFVATSKAFAKLSFHHREVFGQVGFGTGGWDSDFPNSMLEIFRVVMTNCDDHQHLVVGGVEQVPLGIWRHVPERCVHWPEGTSLSSLHRGAPRSGVKKIAHAPGGRFAVTDTYGDTREYAAVLTTCQSWLLTTQIECDETLFSQKMWMALDRTRYMQSSKTFVMVDRPFWKDKDPETGRDLMSMTLTDRLTRGTYLFDNGDDKPGVICLSYSWMSDALKMLPHPVEKRVKLALDALKKIYPKVDIAARIIGDPITVSWEADPHFLGAFKGALPGHYRYNQRMYAHFMQDDMPAEQRGIFIAGDDVSWTPAWVEGAVQTSLNAVWGIMKHFGGETHAENPGPGDVFNEIGPIALPE
- a CDS encoding Lrp/AsnC family transcriptional regulator, whose protein sequence is MPDTRPPVLDEIDRQLIAALQINARESVAMLARQLGIARTTVTSRLARLEKTKVITGYGVRLGQRVVDGGLQAYVGITVQPRSGKEVLRRLSAMAQVQQLCAVSGEFDYVAWLRTDSPEQLDQLLDQIGSVDGVEKTTTSIILSSKIDRGQPV
- a CDS encoding glucose/quinate/shikimate family membrane-bound PQQ-dependent dehydrogenase — protein: MLLGLGVLIALIGLGLAGGGGYLMSLGGSAYFLLMGLAMLVSGLMIARCKPQGAWLYGVALILTAIWAVWDGGFEYWPLVSRVLTFAVIGLVVALIYPTLVRASGATAGRGAYGLAGILGLGVVATMAYMFVPTHVVKASTEPAVTPVTPGSEQKDWAHWGNTTAGNRFAALDQINKGNIDKLQVAWTFRTGDIPQSTGAGAEDQNTPLQIGDTVYTCTAYGKVFALDADTGTQRWKFDPQGTAPNWQRCRGLGYSETPASSDTQPTACTKRLFLPTGDARLIAINADTGKPCEEFGNKGTVDLTTDMGEVKPGYYQQTSTPLVAGDVVIVGGRVADNYSTGEPPGVVRAYDVRSGELVWAWDPGNPNTTKRPPAGETYTRGTPNVWSAMSYDAKLGLVYLPTGNATPDFFGGQRTAFDDKWNSSIVAVDVKTGQVRWHFQTTHHDLWDFDLPAQPLLYDVPDEKGGIQPALAQVTKQGEIFLLNRETGVPIARVEERPVPQGNVPGERYSPTQPFSVDMPSIGNKTLTESDMWGATPFDQLMCRIQFKGMRHEGVYTPPGLDRALQFPGSLGGMNWGSVSVDPNTNYMFVNDMRLGLANYMIPRNKIAAGASGIEMGVVPQEGTPFGAMRERFLSAAGIPCQKPPFGTMSAIDLKTHKLMWQVPVGTVQDTGPLGIRMHLPIPIGMPTLGASLATQSGLLFFAGTQDFYLRAFDTGNGNEIWKSRLPVGSQSGPMTYVSPKTGKQYILLTVGGARQSPDRGDYVIAYALPK